A genomic segment from Corylus avellana chromosome ca5, CavTom2PMs-1.0 encodes:
- the LOC132181724 gene encoding uncharacterized protein LOC132181724, whose protein sequence is MASLSTKRRIYVSFCSKNPSPATNMSNWIECFNPSNNAWHHVSRVPGLVENNILKGFSMVAVGGSIFIIGGRLCNKMNAAAGNDDVVELDLEVLSSVLRYDVRDGAWFKCAPLTTPRFDFACTVCGNKIYVAGGQCALGSARGISSAEVYDPVLDTWEALPNMSTLRYKCVGMTWQGRVHVVGGFAGRGDSWDTKERSSAEVYEPDDARWKVIVGMWQLDVPPNQIVGVGGKLFSSGDCLNSWKGHIEAYDEELSIWKVVEGSTNMSFPISTPTNEQRLYLTMAPIGTDLYFMGGYRMPAEGEVSRIKSVVHVFKTTSNGGKWRSFEPIVEVEEKELCSHGCVVG, encoded by the coding sequence ATGGCTTCCCTTTCCACCAAACGTCGAATCTATGTGTCGTTTTGCTCTAAGAATCCATCACCAGCCACAAACATGTCCAACTGGATTGAGTGCTTCAATCCCTCAAACAATGCATGGCATCATGTTAGCAGAGTTCCGGGACTCGTCGAAAACAATATTCTCAAAGGGTTTTCAATGGTTGCCGTCGGCGGCTCAATCTTCATCATCGGCGGCCGCCTTTGCAATAAAATGAATGCCGCCGCCGGCAACGACGATGTCGTTGAACTTGATCTTGAAGTCCTCTCGTCCGTGCTACGTTACGACGTTCGCGATGGTGCGTGGTTCAAGTGCGCGCCACTCACGACGCCGCGGTTTGATTTTGCATGCACCGTGTGCGGCAACAAAATTTACGTCGCCGGCGGACAATGCGCATTGGGTAGCGCGAGGGGGATATCGTCGGCGGAGGTGTACGACCCGGTGCTGGACACGTGGGAAGCTCTGCCGAACATGAGCACGTTGAGGTACAAATGTGTCGGGATGACATGGCAAGGGAGAGTCCACGTGGTGGGAGGGTTTGCGGGGAGAGGAGATTCGTGGGACACGAAGGAACGGAGTTCGGCTGAGGTGTACGAACCAGATGATGCCAGGTGGAAAGTGATTGTGGGGATGTGGCAACTCGATGTGCCACCCAATCAAATTGTAGGGGTTGGTGGGAAGCTATTTAGCTCCGGGGATTGCCTGAATTCTTGGAAGGGTCATATTGAGGCGTACGATGAGGAGCTGAGCATATGGAAAGTTGTCGAAGGATCAACAAACATGTCGTTTCCGATTTCGACGCCCACAAATGAGCAGCGGCTTTACCTTACAATGGCACCAATTGGGACCGACCTTTACTTCATGGGAGGCTATCGAATGCCTGCAGAGGGGGAGGTGTCGAGAATCAAGTCGGTTGTTCACGTTTTCAAGACGACGTCGAATGGGGGTAAATGGAGGAGCTTTGAGCCAATAGTAGAGGTAGAGGAAAAAGAGCTTTGTAGCCACGGCTGTGTTGTTGGTTAG